In Ectothiorhodospira sp. BSL-9, a single window of DNA contains:
- a CDS encoding B12-binding domain-containing protein: MPVPEVAAEAFRARRGELVNAVARRMDQDSRLGEWVGSHSPRLMDSTRRHHAAFMGEVMAGNDARLLEQALAWVYATYHNQGVSFDFFLHEWKTWQEAIAGILPAREAEAILPIYEWMVQHHDELIEAAHQYRTRRASVQPRWEDDYQYIVDHLIQGDTTGVIDRCHGLLLDGMPYESLLQNLFYPAMVDVGARWEAGQLSVAMEHQTTAMVYRVLAALYYDQPFPESDRGRGLVSPVSNEFHEMGSWMLAVSLELDGWDITLLTADTPPETLVATVLEERPRFVALSVTLVGNVGEARSTVASLRAALGPDDATPIVVGGQAFHEAPWLVQSVNADLHLESAMAAVAWARSLGAPR, translated from the coding sequence TTGCCAGTACCGGAAGTCGCGGCAGAGGCCTTTCGCGCGCGCCGTGGCGAACTGGTCAATGCCGTGGCCCGTCGGATGGATCAGGATTCCCGGCTGGGGGAATGGGTGGGCAGTCATTCGCCAAGGCTGATGGATAGCACCCGTCGCCACCATGCCGCCTTCATGGGTGAGGTCATGGCGGGGAACGACGCCCGGTTGCTGGAGCAGGCCCTGGCCTGGGTCTATGCCACTTATCACAATCAGGGCGTGTCCTTCGACTTCTTCCTCCACGAGTGGAAAACCTGGCAAGAGGCGATTGCCGGGATCCTGCCCGCGCGGGAAGCGGAGGCGATCCTCCCCATTTATGAGTGGATGGTGCAGCACCATGATGAACTCATCGAGGCCGCGCACCAGTACCGGACGCGGCGGGCATCCGTGCAGCCTCGCTGGGAAGACGACTATCAGTATATCGTCGACCACCTTATCCAGGGGGACACGACGGGCGTGATCGATCGCTGCCATGGCCTGTTGCTGGATGGGATGCCCTATGAATCGCTGCTGCAAAACCTGTTTTATCCGGCCATGGTGGATGTGGGGGCTCGCTGGGAGGCCGGTCAACTGTCGGTGGCCATGGAGCACCAGACCACGGCCATGGTCTATCGGGTGCTGGCTGCGCTTTACTACGACCAACCGTTCCCCGAGAGCGACCGGGGTCGCGGGCTGGTGTCTCCCGTGTCCAACGAATTCCACGAGATGGGTTCCTGGATGCTGGCCGTGAGCCTGGAACTGGATGGTTGGGATATCACCTTGCTGACCGCCGACACGCCTCCGGAAACCCTGGTGGCCACGGTGCTGGAGGAGCGCCCTCGCTTCGTGGCCCTGTCGGTCACGCTGGTGGGTAACGTGGGCGAGGCCCGTTCCACCGTGGCCAGTTTGCGGGCGGCCCTGGGGCCGGATGATGCCACCCCCATCGTGGTCGGTGGGCAGGCCTTTCATGAGGCTCCCTGGCTGGTGCAGTCGGTCAACGCGGATCTGCATCTTGAGAGTGCCATGGCCGCGGTGGCCTGGGCCCGAAGTCTGGGTGCCCCCAGATGA
- a CDS encoding high-potential iron-sulfur protein gives MKTLNNNVSRRRFLQFGAYGLVAVPLAGLGWTTAAQAGVEQLDPASDTAQALSYTHDAGSVEHDQFKEGSNCLNCMLYSDPNAKEWGPCAVFPGKHVAAEGWCTAWVAR, from the coding sequence ATGAAGACCCTGAACAACAACGTGAGCCGTCGCCGTTTCCTGCAGTTCGGTGCCTATGGCCTGGTGGCTGTCCCCCTGGCCGGCCTGGGCTGGACCACCGCCGCGCAGGCGGGCGTGGAACAACTGGACCCGGCCTCGGACACCGCTCAGGCCCTGAGCTACACCCATGATGCCGGGAGCGTGGAGCATGACCAGTTCAAGGAAGGCAGCAACTGCCTGAACTGCATGCTCTACTCCGACCCCAATGCCAAGGAATGGGGCCCCTGCGCGGTGTTCCCGGGCAAGCATGTAGCCGCCGAAGGCTGGTGCACCGCCTGGGTTGCGCGCTGA
- a CDS encoding class I SAM-dependent methyltransferase has protein sequence MNNAFTNRLSKNLRHWGKWARRRGIECFRVYDRDIPEFPVAIDVYAGVPHVHVYETRWEADDAEYGAWLRQVRDQVAGVFQVDPVHLAMKVRRRQKGLAQYEKTGLEGKEMIVHEDGLAFSVNLHAYLDTGLFLDHRQTRAMVRERSQGKRFLNLFAYTGSFTVHAAAGGASDSLTLDMSRTYQDWSLRNFQLNDLAPDRHRLEQVDAMQWMEAAPALGQRYDLIVLDPPSFSNSKRMEATLDVQRDHPWMINRCLGLLSPGGELFFSNNRKGFRLYEDELAPCEAREITAQTVPEDFRRSRPHRCWLITRPGA, from the coding sequence ATGAACAATGCCTTCACCAACCGACTGAGCAAGAACCTGCGTCACTGGGGCAAATGGGCCCGCCGGCGCGGGATCGAGTGTTTTCGTGTCTATGACCGGGACATCCCTGAATTCCCCGTGGCCATCGACGTGTACGCGGGGGTGCCCCATGTGCACGTGTACGAGACCCGCTGGGAGGCGGACGATGCCGAGTATGGCGCCTGGTTAAGACAGGTGCGCGATCAGGTGGCCGGGGTCTTCCAGGTCGATCCGGTGCATCTGGCCATGAAGGTGCGACGCCGCCAGAAGGGACTGGCGCAGTACGAAAAGACCGGCCTGGAGGGCAAGGAGATGATCGTCCACGAGGACGGCCTGGCCTTCTCGGTGAATCTGCATGCCTACCTGGACACAGGCCTGTTCCTGGATCATCGCCAGACCCGGGCCATGGTGCGCGAACGTAGCCAGGGCAAGCGCTTTTTGAACCTGTTTGCCTACACGGGCAGCTTTACGGTTCATGCCGCCGCCGGCGGCGCCAGCGACAGCCTGACCCTGGACATGTCCCGCACCTATCAGGACTGGTCCCTACGCAATTTCCAGCTCAACGACCTGGCCCCGGACCGACACCGCCTGGAACAGGTGGACGCGATGCAATGGATGGAAGCGGCTCCGGCCCTGGGGCAACGCTATGACCTGATCGTGCTGGACCCGCCGTCGTTTTCCAACTCCAAGCGCATGGAGGCCACCCTGGACGTGCAACGGGATCATCCCTGGATGATCAACCGTTGCCTGGGTCTGCTCAGCCCGGGGGGTGAGCTGTTCTTCTCCAACAATCGCAAGGGTTTTCGGCTCTATGAGGACGAACTGGCCCCCTGCGAGGCGCGCGAAATCACGGCGCAGACCGTGCCGGAGGATTTTCGGCGCAGTCGCCCCCATCGTTGCTGGTTGATCACACGCCCCGGCGCCTGA
- a CDS encoding lipocalin family protein translates to MPRFFVRSPYWLLPVLALFLVLTGCTGIPDGVKPVQNLEPERYLGTWYSIARLDHSFERDLTNVTAHYELRDDGSIRVVNRGYHPDKEEWREARGVARFIESPNVGRLKVSFFGPFYGGYNLIALDDEDYQYAMVSGPTRSYLWILARSPDLDEAVVASLVEQARELGFDVDELIYVQHDQGDDV, encoded by the coding sequence ATGCCCCGGTTTTTCGTGCGTTCCCCCTATTGGCTGTTGCCCGTCCTGGCCCTATTCTTGGTGCTGACCGGCTGCACCGGCATCCCCGATGGCGTGAAGCCCGTTCAGAACCTGGAGCCGGAGCGTTATCTGGGGACCTGGTATTCCATTGCGCGCCTGGATCACTCGTTTGAACGGGATCTCACCAACGTGACCGCCCACTATGAGTTGCGGGACGATGGTTCCATCCGGGTGGTCAACCGGGGTTATCACCCGGACAAGGAAGAATGGCGCGAGGCCCGCGGCGTGGCCAGGTTCATCGAATCGCCCAATGTGGGCCGGTTGAAGGTGTCGTTCTTCGGTCCGTTCTACGGGGGCTACAACCTCATCGCCCTGGACGACGAGGACTACCAGTACGCCATGGTGAGCGGTCCGACCCGTTCCTACCTGTGGATCCTGGCCCGCTCGCCGGACCTGGACGAGGCGGTGGTGGCCTCGCTGGTGGAACAGGCCCGGGAACTGGGTTTCGATGTGGATGAACTCATCTACGTGCAACATGATCAAGGAGACGATGTGTGA
- a CDS encoding GGDEF domain-containing protein: MRPGTRDTPPGPDLARALQDYVVNSGRLLVLEVGQDGRIICANSAFRSRYAGFADVRGEPIARFFSDEHGPLDIEPGEAQEKTVARVFRATAEGERCLFHAYPLDGHTLLIGEVAEAGDHEVVARMGNLTLDMSRLVRDLRRANRDLARVNALNEELARTDGLTRLANRRHFLERLESGVAQARSRQHRLSILMIDLDHFKRVNDTYGHAAGDRVLVAFADLLRALVRVSDLPGRLGGEEFGLYMLDTSLDVAMKVGERLRLRTRELRPLDDDFRPSTSIGAAEWRETEGVDSLIQRADAAMYRAKQKGRDQVVADW; this comes from the coding sequence ATGAGACCGGGGACCCGCGATACCCCTCCCGGGCCCGATCTGGCCAGGGCCTTGCAGGACTATGTGGTGAATTCGGGACGTTTGCTGGTGCTGGAGGTGGGGCAGGATGGCCGGATCATCTGCGCCAATAGCGCCTTCAGGTCCCGTTATGCGGGTTTTGCCGATGTGCGCGGGGAGCCCATTGCCCGTTTTTTCAGTGACGAACACGGTCCACTGGACATTGAGCCCGGCGAGGCACAAGAGAAGACCGTGGCCCGGGTGTTTCGCGCCACGGCGGAGGGGGAGCGCTGTCTGTTTCACGCCTATCCCCTGGATGGGCACACCCTGTTGATAGGCGAAGTGGCCGAGGCTGGTGATCATGAAGTGGTGGCCCGTATGGGCAACCTCACCCTGGACATGTCCCGGCTGGTGCGTGACCTGAGGCGGGCCAACCGGGATCTGGCCCGGGTGAATGCCTTGAACGAGGAACTGGCCCGTACCGACGGGCTCACCCGCCTGGCCAATCGTCGCCATTTCCTGGAGCGGCTTGAGTCCGGTGTGGCCCAGGCCAGGAGCCGGCAGCATCGCCTGTCGATCCTGATGATCGATCTGGATCACTTCAAGCGGGTGAACGATACCTACGGCCACGCGGCGGGAGATCGGGTGCTCGTGGCCTTCGCCGATTTGCTGCGCGCCCTGGTACGGGTGTCGGATCTGCCGGGGCGTCTGGGTGGCGAGGAGTTTGGTCTGTACATGCTCGACACCTCTTTGGACGTGGCCATGAAGGTGGGTGAGCGCTTGCGCTTGCGGACCCGGGAGTTGCGACCTCTGGATGATGACTTTAGACCCAGTACCAGCATCGGTGCGGCCGAATGGCGGGAAACGGAGGGTGTGGACTCCCTGATACAGCGGGCGGATGCGGCCATGTACCGGGCGAAGCAGAAGGGGCGGGATCAGGTGGTGGCGGATTGGTAG
- a CDS encoding helicase HerA-like domain-containing protein, with amino-acid sequence MNAHPLLIGAADGRPVAITPRMANRHGLIAGATGTGKTITLQTLAQSFSDLGVPVFVPDIKGDFSGIAAPGELSERVRERATEVGLEDLEMHGAPTVFWDVFGEHGHPLRLTVADLGPTLLSRLMNLNETQSGLLQLVFRVADDKGWLLLDLKDLRAMVSWVGEQRQALSRDYGNIAPASIGAIQRNLLNLEAQGAEGFFGEPAVTLEDFLQTDEQGRGVVNILHAERLYRSSPLVYSTLLLWLLSELFEQLPEVGDVDKPRFVMFFDEAHLLFKDAPRSLTDRIEQVVRLIRSKGVGVYFVTQNPLDLPEPVLGQLGNRIQHALRAFTPRDQRAVRSAAQTFRPNPDLNTEQVITELSTGSALVSVLDERGQPTQVERTLIRPPASRMGPLTDAERRSLIQQSPLAGAYDTPVDRESAYQILERQAKAALSEQPVETSTQQAARTRRQGRAPARRGDSLVTATAKSTARAIGTQVGRQIVRGLLGSLTGRRR; translated from the coding sequence GTGAATGCTCACCCGCTGTTGATTGGTGCGGCCGATGGCCGCCCCGTGGCCATCACCCCCCGCATGGCCAACCGTCATGGATTGATTGCCGGGGCGACCGGTACCGGCAAGACCATCACCCTGCAGACCCTGGCCCAGTCCTTCTCGGACCTGGGCGTGCCGGTATTCGTGCCGGACATCAAGGGGGATTTCTCGGGGATCGCGGCCCCGGGGGAGCTCAGCGAGCGGGTGCGGGAGCGTGCCACTGAAGTGGGGCTGGAAGACCTGGAAATGCATGGCGCACCGACCGTCTTCTGGGATGTGTTCGGTGAGCATGGACACCCCTTGCGTCTGACGGTGGCGGACCTGGGGCCCACCCTGCTGTCCCGCCTGATGAACCTGAACGAGACCCAGAGCGGCCTGCTGCAACTGGTGTTCCGGGTGGCCGATGACAAGGGCTGGTTGCTGCTGGACCTGAAGGATCTGCGGGCGATGGTGAGTTGGGTGGGGGAGCAGCGCCAGGCACTGTCCCGGGACTATGGCAACATCGCCCCGGCCAGTATCGGTGCCATCCAGCGGAACCTGCTGAATCTGGAAGCCCAGGGGGCGGAGGGGTTCTTCGGAGAGCCCGCGGTGACCCTGGAGGATTTTCTGCAAACGGATGAGCAGGGGCGCGGGGTGGTGAACATCCTGCATGCCGAGCGCTTGTACCGTAGCAGCCCCCTGGTGTACTCCACCCTGCTGCTGTGGCTGCTGTCGGAGTTGTTCGAACAGTTACCGGAGGTGGGTGATGTGGACAAGCCTCGCTTCGTGATGTTCTTCGACGAGGCGCACCTGCTGTTCAAGGATGCGCCGCGCTCGCTCACCGATCGCATCGAGCAGGTGGTGCGCCTGATCCGCTCCAAGGGGGTGGGGGTGTACTTCGTGACCCAGAACCCGCTGGATCTGCCCGAGCCGGTACTGGGCCAGCTGGGCAATCGCATCCAGCATGCCCTGCGCGCCTTCACGCCCCGGGACCAGCGGGCCGTGCGCAGTGCTGCACAGACCTTCCGGCCCAATCCTGATTTGAACACGGAGCAGGTGATCACCGAGTTGAGCACGGGGTCGGCCCTGGTGTCGGTGCTGGACGAGCGGGGGCAGCCCACGCAGGTGGAACGCACCCTGATTAGGCCGCCAGCCAGCCGCATGGGGCCGCTGACCGATGCGGAGCGTCGCAGCCTGATCCAGCAGTCCCCCCTGGCCGGGGCCTATGATACGCCGGTGGATCGGGAATCGGCCTATCAGATCCTGGAGCGGCAGGCCAAGGCGGCCCTGAGCGAACAGCCCGTGGAGACCAGCACCCAGCAGGCCGCGCGAACCCGTCGCCAGGGGCGCGCCCCGGCCCGACGGGGTGACAGCCTGGTGACTGCCACCGCCAAGAGTACCGCCAGGGCCATCGGCACCCAGGTGGGGCGTCAGATCGTGCGGGGCCTGCTGGGTTCCCTCACGGGGCGTCGCCGGTAG
- a CDS encoding calcium/sodium antiporter — MLLAVLMLLLGVALLTYGADRLVAGSSAIALRTGISPLLIGLTVVAFATSSPELVVSVMAALQGQSGIAVGNVVGSNIANLGLVLAAAALLYPVRCEQETFKRELPLMVGAVALPFLLLYNGMISRIEGMVLLLLLVGFVAWQVHLARRQMAGHQVAEEVGAYAGIDMGRAALFVVFGTGCLYVGSEAFLSGAITIGRALGVSEAVIGLTLVSVGTSLPELATTVAAAFKRETGMVLGNIIGSNVFNVLAVLGITATIIPLGAGGITYVDLSVMLLFSLVVWMAFAWRRDLGRVFGVLLLGAYLAYLAWLLV; from the coding sequence ATGTTGCTTGCAGTTCTCATGTTGTTGCTGGGCGTGGCCCTGCTCACCTATGGCGCCGACCGTCTGGTGGCTGGCAGTAGTGCCATCGCCCTGCGCACGGGGATTTCGCCCCTGCTGATCGGTCTGACGGTGGTGGCCTTTGCCACCAGCAGCCCGGAACTGGTGGTCAGCGTCATGGCGGCCCTGCAGGGGCAGTCGGGCATCGCCGTGGGCAATGTGGTGGGATCGAATATTGCCAACCTGGGGCTGGTGCTGGCAGCGGCCGCGCTGCTCTATCCCGTGCGCTGTGAACAGGAAACCTTCAAGAGGGAACTGCCGCTGATGGTGGGCGCCGTGGCCCTGCCGTTTCTTCTGCTCTACAACGGCATGATCTCTCGCATCGAAGGTATGGTGCTGCTGCTCCTGCTGGTGGGGTTCGTGGCCTGGCAGGTGCATCTGGCCCGGCGTCAGATGGCGGGCCATCAGGTGGCGGAAGAGGTGGGGGCCTATGCGGGGATTGACATGGGGCGGGCGGCCCTCTTCGTGGTCTTCGGGACGGGCTGTCTGTACGTGGGTTCCGAGGCCTTTTTGAGTGGTGCCATCACCATTGGCCGGGCCCTGGGAGTGAGCGAGGCGGTGATCGGTCTGACTCTGGTCTCTGTGGGTACCAGTCTGCCGGAACTGGCCACCACCGTGGCAGCCGCCTTCAAGCGGGAGACCGGCATGGTGCTGGGCAACATCATTGGTTCCAATGTCTTCAACGTGCTGGCGGTGCTGGGCATCACCGCTACCATCATTCCCCTGGGCGCTGGCGGTATCACCTATGTGGATCTGTCGGTGATGCTGCTGTTCTCGCTGGTGGTGTGGATGGCGTTCGCCTGGCGGCGTGACCTGGGGCGTGTCTTCGGGGTGCTCTTGTTGGGGGCTTACCTGGCCTATCTGGCCTGGCTGCTGGTGTAG
- a CDS encoding DUF4168 domain-containing protein, with translation MTLRKTALALAITSLFALGGTAAAQGFGDDAGGAPPDAQQGTPPDAGGAAPEQGGAPPEGAAPGAAPEPTVELTDEVIDDFVDVFVEVQKIEEDFAQQLDAAEDQAEAQAIHQEAQEKMVEAVESNGMNVEEYNEVAMALQGDPERLEEVIERTQDRL, from the coding sequence ATGACATTACGCAAGACAGCCTTGGCCCTGGCCATCACTTCCCTCTTTGCCCTCGGTGGCACGGCCGCCGCTCAAGGCTTCGGCGATGATGCCGGCGGCGCGCCCCCGGATGCCCAGCAAGGCACCCCCCCTGATGCCGGCGGCGCTGCCCCCGAGCAAGGCGGTGCCCCGCCGGAAGGCGCAGCCCCTGGCGCAGCCCCCGAACCCACGGTGGAACTTACCGATGAGGTGATCGACGACTTTGTGGATGTCTTCGTGGAAGTCCAGAAGATCGAGGAAGACTTCGCGCAGCAGCTGGATGCCGCCGAAGACCAGGCAGAAGCACAAGCCATCCATCAGGAAGCTCAGGAAAAGATGGTTGAGGCCGTCGAAAGCAATGGCATGAACGTGGAGGAATACAACGAAGTGGCCATGGCCCTGCAGGGTGACCCCGAGCGTCTTGAAGAGGTGATTGAACGTACCCAGGATCGCCTGTAA
- a CDS encoding mechanosensitive ion channel domain-containing protein produces the protein MPALADSPSGDSRLADILEDDQARASLIAELRRSAAEADAVQAEETEPAVSLPGRVAQLTQSLAEGTVTEVEAALQSGGQAWQQLMTADLMDLTLQVGLLASLIAATLVTLWLLSWLARFAYRGLNAYAFSRTGTVGIIRRGVAIISSLVIDVATVLLAWLAGYAIALFVLGTSGEMTTQATLFLNAFLIVELLRAAIRLVFSKHWPGLRPVPLTDEEAAYWTAWTTRMAAFLGYGLLFVVPVVKQTVTPELGRALALIIIFMAFLKGVALVMQNRKRARDRLSALADQMETGFAQISLNLVAKTWHIIALVYLAAILSTAVLFPEQALPFMLTATVQTLIAVAVGIALSAFLTRVILRRIQLPEDTRTKFPQLEERLNAYIPMSLKITRFTILAVVAGVILDAWTPFSLAGWVTSDSGTLIIGKIVAVALIIAFALLLWLVIASWIEFKLNPAAGNGEPNPRTRTLLTIFRNAIAIALIVMTVMVVLAEIGINIGPLIAGAGVLGLAIGFGAQKLVQDVITGVFIQLENAVNVGDVVTAGGMTGTVERLTIRSMGLRDLSGTYHLIPFSSVDAVSNYMREFAYHVGEYGVAYREDTDQVIARLRDAFAELRSMPEVAPNVLGDLEVHGVTALADSSVNVRVRIKTAPGMQWAVGREYNRLVKRHFDAAGIEIPFPHMTLYFGEDKAGHAPPARVLLEEDGTGHEDPATPSRISRFRSRSNPKFKGDFDEGEE, from the coding sequence ATGCCCGCGCTGGCCGACTCCCCTTCCGGAGACAGTCGCCTCGCCGACATTCTTGAGGACGACCAGGCCCGGGCGTCACTGATCGCGGAGCTGCGGCGCAGTGCGGCAGAAGCCGATGCCGTGCAGGCTGAGGAGACGGAACCTGCGGTCTCGCTGCCGGGCCGGGTGGCACAACTCACCCAATCCCTGGCCGAGGGCACCGTCACGGAGGTGGAGGCCGCCCTGCAGTCCGGTGGCCAGGCCTGGCAACAGCTCATGACGGCAGACCTGATGGACCTGACCCTGCAGGTGGGGCTGCTGGCCAGCCTCATTGCCGCCACCCTGGTCACCCTGTGGCTGCTCTCCTGGCTGGCACGATTCGCCTACCGGGGCCTGAACGCATACGCGTTCTCCCGCACCGGCACGGTGGGCATCATCCGTCGTGGCGTGGCCATCATTTCCTCCCTGGTCATTGATGTGGCCACCGTTCTGCTGGCCTGGCTGGCCGGGTACGCCATCGCCCTGTTCGTACTGGGTACGTCGGGCGAGATGACCACCCAGGCGACCTTATTCCTCAACGCCTTCCTCATCGTGGAACTGCTCCGCGCCGCCATCCGCCTGGTCTTCTCCAAGCACTGGCCCGGCCTGCGCCCCGTGCCCCTCACCGATGAAGAGGCCGCTTACTGGACCGCCTGGACCACGCGCATGGCGGCGTTTCTGGGATATGGCCTGCTGTTCGTGGTGCCGGTCGTCAAGCAGACCGTTACTCCGGAACTGGGGCGCGCCTTGGCCCTGATCATCATCTTCATGGCCTTCCTCAAGGGTGTGGCACTGGTGATGCAGAACCGCAAGCGGGCTCGGGACAGACTCTCCGCGCTGGCGGACCAGATGGAAACGGGCTTTGCACAGATCAGTCTGAATCTGGTGGCCAAGACCTGGCACATCATCGCCCTGGTGTATCTGGCCGCCATTCTCAGCACCGCCGTGCTGTTCCCGGAACAGGCCCTGCCCTTCATGCTCACGGCCACCGTTCAGACCCTGATCGCCGTGGCGGTGGGTATTGCCCTGTCGGCGTTTCTCACCCGGGTGATCCTGCGTCGCATCCAGTTGCCCGAGGATACCCGGACCAAGTTCCCGCAACTGGAAGAGCGGCTGAACGCCTACATCCCCATGAGTCTGAAGATCACCCGGTTCACCATCCTGGCCGTCGTTGCCGGTGTGATCCTGGATGCCTGGACGCCCTTCAGTCTGGCTGGGTGGGTAACCTCGGACAGTGGCACCCTGATCATCGGCAAGATCGTCGCCGTGGCCCTGATCATCGCCTTTGCCCTGCTGCTCTGGCTGGTGATCGCCAGCTGGATCGAATTCAAACTGAACCCGGCGGCGGGCAACGGTGAGCCCAACCCCCGGACCCGCACCCTGCTGACCATCTTCCGCAATGCCATCGCCATTGCCCTGATCGTGATGACGGTGATGGTGGTTCTGGCGGAGATCGGCATCAACATCGGCCCGCTGATCGCCGGTGCCGGCGTGCTGGGTCTGGCCATCGGTTTCGGAGCCCAGAAACTGGTCCAGGATGTGATCACCGGCGTCTTCATCCAGCTGGAGAATGCGGTGAATGTGGGGGACGTGGTCACCGCCGGGGGCATGACCGGCACCGTGGAACGCCTCACCATTCGCTCCATGGGCCTGCGGGACCTGTCCGGCACTTACCATCTGATCCCCTTCTCCTCCGTGGACGCCGTATCCAACTACATGCGCGAATTCGCCTATCACGTGGGCGAGTACGGCGTGGCCTATCGGGAGGACACGGATCAGGTGATCGCCCGCCTGCGGGACGCCTTCGCAGAACTGCGCAGCATGCCGGAGGTGGCCCCCAACGTGCTGGGCGACCTGGAGGTGCATGGCGTCACCGCCCTGGCCGACAGTTCGGTGAACGTGCGGGTGCGCATCAAGACCGCTCCGGGCATGCAGTGGGCCGTGGGCCGCGAGTACAACCGCCTGGTCAAACGGCATTTCGACGCCGCCGGCATCGAGATTCCATTCCCGCACATGACCCTGTACTTCGGCGAGGACAAGGCCGGCCACGCCCCGCCGGCCCGGGTTCTGCTGGAGGAAGACGGCACCGGTCACGAGGATCCCGCCACCCCGTCGCGGATCTCCCGTTTCCGCTCCCGCTCCAACCCCAAGTTCAAGGGGGACTTCGACGAAGGGGAGGAATAG
- a CDS encoding putative metalloprotease CJM1_0395 family protein: MMIDGSVAPVAAFGPMIRPDAQRQSPPSDTELEAESSLAPVDEAEEGEQAGPETDRNPLELTPEEERVVRELQQRDRAVRAHEQAHVAAGGQYVTAAPSYDYETGPDGRRYAVGGEVSIDTSRPSDPQEAIAKARVVFSAAMAPVDPSPQDYRVASQARLMEAEARRELAAERQEEMAERRDEASRAGGLARQEPGEARDRLAEVFAAVDRPAPEPMFRQVA; the protein is encoded by the coding sequence ATGATGATCGATGGCAGCGTCGCCCCAGTGGCGGCATTCGGGCCCATGATCCGGCCCGATGCACAGCGTCAGTCGCCGCCTTCAGACACCGAGCTGGAGGCGGAGAGTTCGCTTGCCCCCGTGGATGAGGCGGAGGAGGGGGAGCAGGCCGGTCCTGAGACCGACCGCAATCCCCTGGAGCTCACCCCCGAGGAGGAACGGGTGGTGCGCGAGTTGCAGCAGCGGGATCGTGCTGTGCGTGCCCATGAGCAGGCCCATGTGGCAGCGGGCGGGCAGTATGTGACGGCGGCCCCCAGTTACGACTATGAGACCGGCCCCGATGGTCGCCGTTATGCCGTGGGGGGCGAAGTCTCCATCGATACCTCGCGCCCCTCCGATCCCCAGGAGGCCATTGCCAAGGCGCGGGTGGTGTTCAGCGCGGCCATGGCACCCGTCGATCCCTCCCCCCAGGATTACCGTGTGGCCTCCCAGGCGAGATTGATGGAGGCCGAGGCACGCCGCGAACTGGCCGCCGAACGCCAGGAAGAGATGGCCGAGCGCCGGGACGAAGCCTCCCGAGCCGGGGGATTGGCTCGCCAGGAACCCGGTGAGGCCCGGGACCGTCTGGCGGAGGTGTTTGCCGCGGTGGACCGGCCAGCCCCGGAGCCCATGTTTCGGCAGGTGGCTTGA
- a CDS encoding class I SAM-dependent methyltransferase: MPRVDNEAFYRRAMANHGATPQGLHWRSAYTQTARFVALARCLPHDLTGKTLVDAGCGFGDLYTFLCKHRGPPAGYIGLEVCEPMIQTARERTGCQIWLRDVLHDPLPEADFYLCSGAMNNLTRDETGCFIQHCYGAARQAFVFNLLKGQPGPSRFNYYLPEEIRAQGEALGARVEILEDYLDNDFTAAFHKIY; this comes from the coding sequence ATGCCCAGAGTCGATAATGAGGCCTTCTACCGCCGTGCCATGGCGAACCACGGGGCGACGCCACAGGGACTGCACTGGCGCTCGGCCTACACTCAGACGGCGCGTTTTGTTGCATTGGCCCGCTGCCTGCCCCATGACCTCACTGGCAAAACGCTCGTGGATGCCGGCTGTGGGTTCGGAGATCTCTATACTTTTCTGTGCAAGCATCGTGGCCCACCAGCCGGATATATCGGTCTGGAAGTATGCGAGCCCATGATCCAGACAGCCCGTGAGCGCACAGGATGTCAGATATGGTTGCGGGATGTACTCCATGACCCTCTGCCCGAGGCAGACTTCTATCTGTGCAGCGGGGCCATGAACAATCTCACCCGGGACGAAACGGGGTGCTTCATCCAGCACTGCTACGGTGCCGCGCGGCAGGCCTTTGTATTCAACCTGCTCAAGGGGCAGCCGGGACCATCACGCTTCAACTATTATCTGCCGGAGGAGATTCGTGCCCAGGGGGAGGCACTGGGGGCACGAGTGGAGATCCTCGAAGACTATCTGGACAACGACTTTACCGCTGCCTTTCACAAGATATATTGA
- a CDS encoding nuclear transport factor 2 family protein, whose protein sequence is MSDPQTLAMQYLRAIEAHDYDTARALLSDGDFVYKSPISRFSDADAFIAHMSLSGSIVQRVEVRHAFVDGPDVCHFLVFHVQLSEKMAVDLVQWVHVQGGRIDRIEALFDAHPYRLLFEP, encoded by the coding sequence ATGAGTGATCCCCAGACCCTGGCGATGCAGTATCTTAGGGCCATCGAGGCCCACGACTACGACACCGCCCGTGCCCTGCTGTCGGATGGGGACTTTGTCTACAAGAGCCCCATCTCGCGATTCTCCGATGCCGACGCCTTCATCGCTCACATGTCGCTCAGTGGCAGCATCGTCCAGCGTGTTGAGGTTCGCCACGCTTTCGTGGACGGGCCGGACGTGTGTCATTTTCTGGTGTTTCATGTGCAGTTATCGGAGAAAATGGCCGTGGATCTGGTGCAGTGGGTGCATGTGCAGGGGGGGCGTATCGACCGGATCGAGGCGTTGTTCGATGCGCATCCGTATCGGTTGTTGTTTGAGCCTTAG